AGACTTCCTGCACCTTCAGGGCTCGACGGACCAGATCGAGAGCTGCACGTCGCAGGTTTTCGAGGGCCTGATCTCGCTGGCCGACCCGACAAAGTCTTGGGTCGCAAAGTGGCAGCGGCTGGACGGCTACGTCAGGGGGGTTTATGCCATCAAGGTCTCTGGCCAGCTGCCGGATGATGTTAGGGCTACGATCGAGGACGAGTATAGGATACAGTACATCCCGTATGTTTGTCGACTGTCCTACTTGTTTTGTTTAATGTTGCTGGAGGTACCTGCTAACGCTATTTTCAATCTTTAGCCGTGATGGAAGTGCCACAGAGGCAGACGTTTAAGTGTTTGAGATGGTGTTTTTTTATGGGATCGGCAAGGAGTCTGGGTCTGGGATTTAAGTGCTTAGCGAATAAACCTAGTTGGCATTCAATTTGACTCGTCAACATTCAAGATTTGCGCTCGCAGGTGATATGATTATGATTATGCTTTTCATTGTCATGTCTTATCTTCCTTCCCCTCTATATAACTTTGGTTGGACCATACAAACCCCGCGAGAGGCGCCCATGGGTATAGAACTGAGAATATTAACGCCGCCAGACTCCAGGCCTATAAAAACCgttacgaaaaaaaagaaagacttTACATCCTTTGGCGTTTACTAGGGCCCCCTGAACCAGAAAACTCTCTTGACCTCTTGCGCCCCATCTCCTCGCGCATTATCCTCTCTGCCTCACTTATCTTTTTGGGCTGCTCAATCTTAACTTTCTTTGCGCCGCTTGAAAAAGCGTTTTTCTTGGAGGCAAAGACATTCTTGGCAGCTGGTTTGGCTCCAAACTTCAGCGATACAGGCTTGGAATCTGTAGTCGCTTCCGCCAACTTGGCCTCTCCAGTTGCTGGGGTTTCTTCGTCAAGAGTTGCAGCTGCGGGCTGCTCTACCGGTGCGGGTTCCGGTTTGCTGGCTGCAGGCTTAACCCCAATAGACAGTTTGATCTTCTCGCCTTCTTCCCGTCGCAACCCCTTGTCCTCCTGGTCTTGCTCTGTTGATGCGCCATTCTCCCCGGCCGCTCGAGCGGCGGCATCCTTCTGCGCGCGCTTTATCTGCTCCTTCAGCAAGCGCTGCTCTCGCTCCTCGTCGCCCCTGTCCTGCGCCTCTTTCCGCTTAAGCGCCTCCTGCCTCTTGAGCGCCTCGGGCGAGTCGTCGATCCAGGATATGTGGATGCCCTTCTCGTTCTCCTCAACGCGACATATGCCCTCCTTACCAAGGTATTTGGCAAACTCTGTCAGACTGGACCACTGGGTACTGTTCATGTGGACGTGCTCCTTGTTGGCTATGTACTCTTGGTAGAAGTGGTTGATCTGGACCTGCTTGTCGCGGTGGCCCGTCTTGAGCAGGTTGACAAAGTCCTTGAGGAAGGCCTCGCTGTACTCGCGGATGTACTTCTTCGGGTCCTCGCCCACAATGAGCATGTTGCGCACGTGAGACTCGCTCATGCAGTGCTGCTTGAAGGCGTTGTCGTCGCGCATCTGACGCTGGCATGGCGTGCAGTAGAAGCGAAGCCGCTGAAGGCCTTTGGCCTTCATCTGGTTGCTCAGATGCTTGGTCGTGCCGAACTCTGCTTTCCCCATTTTGGGTGACTGGgtctggttttcttttttcgggATAGACGAGTGGGATTGATAGAGGTTCTGGCAAGGACAAAGTTGACCAATGCGTCTGTGGTGGCGTTTACGATGGTGTCGATTTCAGATTCCGGAAACTTGGTTGTCAGGACGCCTTGCAATAGATCGTGGCTGCAAGCTTGAGCCAAAGTTGCGGCGACAAGACACAAAGGGAACGGCGGAGGTTCCGTTGCAGGCAAAACCGACGTAGCCCCACTAATGCGGGTGAATCAGTGGGTCTCACCGATGCGACCAACCGAACTTTCGCGCGCTCACCTGCTCTCGCGTGTTTTCAATTAAACGATAGACGCGTCATCCCTCATTTGGTTTCGTCTACCCCGCGTTCATATCAACAATCATGCATAACAATGCCTGCGGAATTAGTCGTGATAGACAGTTCGGAATCAGAAGGCAAGGGCCTTGGTGCCGACCGATGTTCCAAGACGGCACTTGGTAAGCGCAAAGCCGAGCCTGTGCCCCCGCCAATTGAGACTATTCCGTGGACGGActcggaggaggaggccgagaAGGAACGGACTGAGAAGAAACAAGCAAAGGGAAGACGTAGtgcgaagaaaaagaaaagcatcaAGTCTGAACCTGGAAACGCTATTACCAATCATGGACGACGAAACGCACGTTCCTTGGCCGAAGCGATTAGGGATCTCGGCGAGGATACGGCGCCAGAGGACAACGTCCATGCTGATATCCCAGAGTATTTAAAGCACCGCAAGAGGCAGTTCAACCGGGACCGCGCAACTCTCCAAGAAGCCGGGTTGCTTCTTCCACCGGACTACACGGACATTGACTTCACtgatgatgaagatgatggCCAGCGACGAGAGGTCCGACCACAGTTTGGCGATAGAATCAAGCCATGTCGACCGTATGAGGACGTCGAGCTAGAAAGGTCAGCAGGTATCATACCGGCACCAATAGCCCAGTACCTACGTGATTATCAGGTCGACGGCGTTTCTTTCATGCATGAGGCATTCGTCTACCAGAGGGGATGCATTCTCGGCGATGACATGGGACTGGGCAAGACGGTTCAGGTTGCTGCGTTCCTGACAGCTGCATTCGGGAAAACCGGTGATTTTCGTGACTCGAAGCGGATGCGCAAGGTCAAGAGGCTGGGTCGCCGGTACTACAAAGTGCTGGTTGTCTGCCCCAGCTCCGTAATGGAGAACTGGAGACAAGAACTGGCGCGATGGGGCTGGTGGAAGGTCGAGTCCTATCATGGACCCGGCAAAGACGATGTGCTTGACACCGCAAAGTCAGGTCGGCTTGAGGTCATGCTTACGACCCCGGCCACGTACAGGCTGCAGAAAGAGCGCGTAAACACGGTCAGCTGGGATGCCGTGGTTGTCGACGAATGTCATAATATCAAGGAGCGACGATCCGAGATCACAAAAGCAATGACTGAGGTCAACGCACTCTGTCGCATCGGCTTGACGGGCAcggccatccagaacaagTACGAGGAGCTCTGGACCCTCCTGAACTGGACAAACCCTGGGCGCTTTGGAACCTTTGGAGAATGGAAAACCTCCATCAGTAGGCCTTTAACTCTGGGTCAATCTCACAACGCCACACTCCAGGAGCTGAGCATGGCAAGAAAGACTGCCAAGAAGCTGGTGCAGAATCTTCTTCCGGACTACTTTCTTCGTCGCATGAAGTCTTTGATTGCGCATCAGTTACCTAAGAAGCGAGACAGAGTAGTTTTCTGTCCGCTGACTGATCTCCAAACCACGGCGTACGAAAGATTCATCGCATCCGAAGAAGTTGAGCTTGTCCGACGGTCTCATGAGCTATGCGATTGCGGATCAGGAGAGAAAAGGGGGCATTGCCACTACAAACACTTGGAAGATGGGCGCACATGGAACATGCTCGTCTTTCCTTGTATTCTGACCTTGCAGAATCTGGCCAACCATCTCACGCTGATTGTGCCAAAGATTGGCGAGCCCGGAGACAAGGCTGAGAAAAGCCTGGCCAGGCTCCGTATTTGCGTGCCTGACAAGTGGGAGCAACTCTACAAGCTTCGTGACTCCCCGCTCATACAAATGGACCCGGAATTCTGCGGTAAATGGAGAGTGTTGAAGGACCTACTCAAGTTTTGGGAGGGAAACGGTGACAAAGTCCTCGTCTTCTCCCACAGCGTCAAACTACTACAAGTCCTTCGCGCGCTTTTTCAGACTACTCACTACAGTTACAGCTACCTGGATGGATCACTTGCGATCGAGGAGAGGCAGCAGATTGTTGATGATTTCAACTCGGACCCTCAACAGTTTGTCTTTCTCATCTCTACGAAGGCGGGTGGTGTAGGTTTGAACATCACGTCAGCCAACAAGGTCGTCATCTTTGACCCTCACTGGAATCCATCATGGGACCTTCAGGCCCAGGATCGAGCTTATCGAATTGGCCAGGTTTGTAGTTGCCGTTGCTCACGTTGATCAGTCTACTGTAGAAACTGGTACTAATGATCCGTCCCAGACTCGAGACGTCGACGTATTCCGCCTTGTCTCTCAAGGGACCATTGAAGAGATTGTCTACGCGCGGCAGATCTACAAGCAGCAACAAGCCAATATTGGCTACAATGCTTCAAATGAAAGGTACTTCTTTTTTCGAAACTGGTTTTCTTTGTATAATGTCAGCTTATGCTAATATCATATGCTTCAGACGATACTTTACTGGTGTGCAACAAGACAACTCTCGGAAGGGAGAAATCTTCGGGCTCGAAAACATCTTTACATTTCGTCCCGACCGCGTGGTGCTGCGGGATATTGTCAACAAGACAAATGTCGCAGAGGCCAAGGTTGGGGTATATCTGCAAGATATCGATATCGAGTCTGCCATCAAGGATAATGAGGAGGCGGGCATTCCGATCAAGTTAGAACCGGGGTCCAGTGGGGACGCAGAGGAGCGTGGAGCAAGCCAACTCGCGGACTTCCTCACGTCGAAACCCCAAGTCAAACCAGGTGGTGAGAACCACGAAAGATCCCCAGGTCACGACGCTATACAGGCCATTCTCTCCTCGGCGGGAGTGGGCTACACTCACGACAATGCAGAGGTTGTCGGGACCAGCAAAGTCGAAGCTCAGCTGTCTCGCAAGGCCGAGAGAGATCACGAGATTGATGAGAAAGAAGCCTTGAAAGTATTGTTTGCCGACAGTCAAGATGTTGGCGCGCGTCCGCTATATGAGCATGATCAGGAGGCTTGGGATGTGGACGAGATGGGAGAAGGTGACGCATGGCAAAGCAAGCGTCCCGAAACATGGTTTCGGCCTCGACTCCGATACAACCCTCCGGAAGAGGTTAGACTGCGTCAGTTCTGCTCCATGGCAAAGGAGTTCAGCTTCAGCAATGCTATAGAGTTTGCATTAGTTGTTGAGAGCTGGACACAAGAGCAGCGGAGGAACTGCCTCGATATGTTTTACAAACAAAGGGAGTCTGAGCTGCTTAAGACAACACTGGCTGGCGAGGCAAAGAAGCTCGACAAACACGAACCGGAAGTTAAGACAGAGTCGACTTCAGCCCGTACTAAGACTGAAGTACCGGAGGAACATGGAATGGTTGGACTTGAGAATGTTCAGACCAAGTCCAAAGTTCAAATCAAGAACGAAGCGGGAGTTGCCGACTCAAAGGTAAAGATGGAACCGGTGAACGATGAGCCCGAGAGCGACTCGGATGATCTTGACGCGGTCAAGGTGAAGGATGAGGATTTGAGCAAGATTAAATATGAACCAGGGTTGGCCACTATCAAAAGGCAGTCGAGCATATTCTTttttgacgacgacgatgaggatgacgagCTGTGATATGGATCCTTGTTTGTATTTTCTGGTTTTGTGATACCCATCGGCGCTACTTTAGACTTGAAGGAAGTGTGTTCAGTGTTCTCTGATGCAAGGTGCCTTGTCACAGTGTTTTGCACGTCGTTTCTATTGTTACtattgttttccttttttcttttttgttcccaGGTCCATCCATGACATAGTTTCTGTCTCTGCCCCTTTTCTCGGGCCTCCGGTGTACTGTACTCAAATAATACTCTGTAATTCATGTTTCGCAACCGGGATCCATGCACAGTAGGTACTTAGCCGGCTACATAATGTCATCGCAGGACCAATATCCACGGGCAATATGGTTTCCTTGCAATGCAAAGCCCCGAGTCAGCGAAATTTGTGGCACATGAACTATGATTACTACTGGACTATGGGTGACGCTTATCTTCAGAGTCTGCGGCCGTTTTGTTCCGGAATATGGTGTAAGTCACCTGTAGCGCAATCGCTTACGACGCCTCGACCGTGACATGATGATATGCACCTCGCCTTTGCTGCCTTTCTTTTATCGGGGCGGTAATTATTACTGGGTTCAATGCAAGCATAGCCACCTTGGCCATGGGCGAAGCACACAGGAAACGCctgggcttgggggcggaAGGCACATCTTGTTGCACGTTTACGTTGGCTTCCGTGGGGAGGGGTGAAGTATTGCAacgtacctaaggtaggtacctaggtaggtaggtacgtgcTATTATCTATCATGAGTTTATCATTATAGGTAGGGGCGAACGGGAGGTCGCTTGCGGGGTTCGCGGATGTGGCCGGCACCCGCTCACGGCAACCCGTTGCAGAGATCGGCAAGCGAATCAGACAGAACAGTCCCAATTTAGGTGTGCTCAAAATGCAGGTACTTTGTTTTAATTGTTTTGCGACCGCGAGGGGTCAGGGAAAGTTGGCATATGTCTTTCTGATTACTATGTATTTGTCTCCCTTTATCGACAGAACTCTATGTAattatctacctacctacctacctatttgTAGCTTCCACCGCCGGAGTTTGGCATACGAGAACGCCCGCATTGTCGCCAATGCACGCGTCCATACGAAAGGttgtaaaaaaaatatcagttaggtacctagctatTAAACCTTGTGTAGAGACCGGTATATCTTTCTGCTGGAGACTTACTCAAATCCACGTTCTGTTGTTCAGCGGCCGCTCCACAGTTGCAACTCGTGCCCGGGCCGCCTTGCAGGCTGCATTTGCATCCGGAAATACTAAACATGTTGTGATAAAGTATATTGTTAGCAAGTTATTAATAAGGTCACATGTATGGACAGAATCTATTGTAATGCCAATGTAACCCTCCTGACCCGCAGCTAATTTTGCCCCCAAGGACGTGAGAGCATTTGTTGAGGTCAAGTTTGGCGGTGGgcgagccgccgccgagtCCGTCATTTACACTCTGATGAGAGGGCGAGGCCATCCAGTTCAGTACAACCGCAGGAGGCGGCAAAGCCATTAGCAGCGTGGACGCCAGCGATGGCCAAAGAGAAGGCTGTGATAATGGAGAGCTGCATGGCAAATGGAATTGGCAGGAGTGTGCTTGAAGGAGAGTATAAAAGAGAGAATCAGATTGTGAGATCAATAAAGAGAATGAGACACGGTTTGCTGGTCCAAAACGAAATCGGGTTGTCGATGGAAACGGCCAATGGTTCGTATACATAGGTATAGGTAGGTCCATGTCTATGGTGTGTAGAGGGCGTTTCAATCCACGTCCATCCTGTTTCTTTACATTTACGTACCTAGGTCCCCCAGATGGAGCATGATATACTATGTACTACTCAGATTGTCAATGAAGCGAGTTGGTAAAACGTCGCGTTGGTCTGGGCAAAACACGATGTCATTAGTTATAGTCGAATGACATACAGAATTAGTTTCATTTTCCACACATGCTTGGCTGACAGGACTGGTGGGTGGGGAAAGGTTGCTATCCGATAGCGTGGCTACCCTCCACTTCGAGAgggaaaaaacacacactgATGCGGTTAGTATGGTCCCGCCCACGTTTTATCGGGAGTTGGTGTGGATGTTTTCAGCTTGGGGGATGAGGTTGCTGGTGCGTCAAGCTACCACTAAGGTGTGCATCTGCTTCTGTGCTTTCGTCAGgaaacctttttttcttgtgagATAAGGGCCTGAGAAAATTGATAGGAGATTATAATAGTTCAGAGTTACTTACATGGTAAGTACCCACCTTTCATGAAAGTTCACCTACAGAACTCGTGCGTACTATAAGTGATTAGTAAAGTAGTATAACGAATAAATTTACTTTGTAGTTACATAAGGTACGTACAGTTCGGTGAATGtatcatcgtcatcatcgtgGATCCCTGTCTCTGATAAGATATACGATTGGTCTCTTGGGGGTTGCCCAAGTCTTGTCAATTCGGAAGGGCCGGTAGAAAGCACAATAAACTCATGGATGAGAACTCGAAAAGCAATCACGCGACAGGATGGGGCGTGCGCATGCCAGTCAGTACCTCTttcgcagaaaaaaaaataaaaaaaaaataaaaaaaaaataaaaaataaaaaaaaaataaaaaaacgatGCTTTTCAAATTTCAAGGCATTATGCTGTTGCTGTGCCCCCAGCGCCGCTGGGTACGTTGCCTTGTCAAGCCCgcgtactgtactgtaaaAACTGCGGGCAGGCAATTAATATTATGAGGAGGCCAAAGTGTTTGCCCAACCTCAACGGATGAGACGGACGAagcgtaggtacctaaggaaAGGCAACTGGGTATTTTCGGATTGACGAGTCGGGACGTTACCAAAGTCACCCTCCCAGTCAACCCGCACGCGGCACCTACCCTACCTTGCTTACCACATACCTCTTCTAATTGGCAGGATCCCGTGTAACAGTTGGTCGGGTCAGGTCAAGTTCCAAGTActcgtacctaccttagcttAGTTGGTTTTAGCACAGCCTAAAAAGATAGCCAAGCTTAACAAGGACTTCTTATTACGTGGTATTCAATCATGATCCATgtcagcaaagaaaaaacgTCGTCGTCTGCTTCCCCACGTTGTTGAGTGCGCTTTCAAAACCGCGTctcccccttttttgtttttttgtttttcttagtTTGATTTTTGACCCAATTTCCattgtacctaccttacccatgCATTTATCAAATGGATGGATCCGGGCATCCCAAAACGACTAGTAATTGATCTCTCCTTTTTATCTATGTAAACTTTTTGATCAAAGCCACGctcattttcttttccttgttATGCTATACCAGTGACCCGATGTTGGTTCGTCCCCGAGACACAAAATCCCCGTTCTGCCGTTATATAGCCTTTCTCTTCGAAAGCTAGTCTTGCCTGTAATTGCCTTGAATCAAGCCAATTTGATCAGCCAAGACCCACTGCACCCTTCGGGATCTTTACATTCATTGCTCTACGAAGTTACTGCCACATTTAAAGTTCTACGAACAGTCTCAAGCGTACGTATATTCGTCTCTTCCCCCACCGTTTCATCCGACATTGCACTGTCATGACTTGTGTCTGTGCCTACCTACAAATATGTTTGATAGGTCTTCCACTTGGGAGTATCCATACTGCTGCCGAGCCTGACTCTACCTCTACTCTTTATCTAGACTAACGACTTGCGACCCACTACCTCCTATCATTGCTCTCCTTTTTCCAATTCTcacacgacgacgacaacgacgacTAGACATAAATCCGAATCAGAGGTCGCGCGAGCGATATACGCAGACGACATGCCACCAACTACAGTAACTACTAATGGTATACACAAGGAAGTAGGGGAGCTTCATATCAACGGCAACGGTAATGGTATTGTCAAGAACCAGCGGGCCAGGATGGCCAGGAAACAGTCAAGCCCAATGATGCCCGCATTCATGGTCTCGGCTCCTGGAAAGGTTATCGTATTTGGAGAGCACTCGGTAGTATACGGCAAGGTATGCATGCTGTTCACACAGGTTGACAAGGCTTGGGGGTTGACCTACGGGCTAACAAACTATCTTGGCCTATACAGAAAgctgtcgccgccgccataaACCTCCGATCATACCTTCTTGTAACGGCGCTGTCCAAGTCGAAGAGAACCATCACACTCAGATTTCCAGACATCGACCTCATCCACACTTGGAACATCGACGACCTGCCGTGGTCTACATTTTCGCAGCCCAGCAAGAAAAAATACTACTATGACCTTGTCACGTCGCTGGACCCCGATTTGATGGATGCGATTCAGCCCCACCTCGAGCCTGTTTCAAGCGATGCCCCCGACGCCCAGCGCAAGGTCCACATGAGCGCGGCGGCAGCCTTCCTCTACCTGTTCATGTCCCTTGGATCACATGCCTTCCCAGGAGGCATTTACACGTTGAGGTCGACGATACCCATCGGCGCAGGCCTGGGGTCGAGCGCCTCCATTTCGGCATGCCTCTCAGCAGCACTCCTACTGCAGATCAGGACATTATCAGGCCCTCACCCGGACCAGCCACCGGACGAGGCCCGCGTGCAGGTCGAGCGGATCAACAGGTGGGCCTTTGTGGCCGAGATGTGCATACACGGCAACCCGTCTGGAGTGGACAATACGGTCTCGACCCAAGGCAAGGCCGTGGTTTTCCAACGGCTGGACTATGCCAGGCCACCTGTCGTCACCCCCATGTGGGACTTTCCTGAGCTCCCGCTGCTCGTGGTGGACACAAAACAAGCCAAGTCGACCAAGTACGAGGTTGAGAAGGTGGCCAAGCTTAGGGAAACACACCCCAAGATTGTCAACTCAATATTGGACTCGATGGACAAACTTACCCAAGCGGCAACAGATGTGCTAACGGACGAGGATTTTGACAATGAGGATGTCGAGAGCCTGCAGAAGGTGGGCGAGCTCATGGGCATGAACCACGGTCTGCTTGTGTCTTTGGGAGTGTCGCATCCTAGACTGGAAAGAGTGCGGGAGCTCGTGGATCATGAGGGAATAGGATGGACAAAGCTGACGGGTGCCGGTGGCGGTGGATGTTCGATCACGCTGATGAGGCCCGATGTCCCAAGGGAGAAGCTGGAGCGTCTGAAGGAGAGGCTAGATCACGAGGGATACCTCAAGTTCAGGACGACCttgggcggtggcggcgttggtgtACTGTGGCCTGCCGTACTGAGGAATGGAATGGACGAAGATGATGAGGGTGGGATGGAGATTGACGTCGAGAAGTTCCTGAATGCGGACGGGAACGAAGGcgtcgagaggctcgttggtGTGCACGGCACCAGTGGCGAGAGGGAAGGCTGGAAGTTTTGGAGGGTCGGTAATGCATGACCAATCATTGGCTTCACTTTGCAAACAATACTACGGCCCCCGGGGAGTATGAGCGGAGAAGCGGGGAAAGTTTTCACATCAGACTACGACGTGCCGGCACATCAACCGTAGATGATGCTGGTACTACGCGCGTGTTCGACGCAAATGCCCCAGCTTGCAATGTTGGCCGTACGCCAAAGTTTCTTGATATAAACGGAGTCATTGGGAAGGTatattccttttttttttcctcgtgtctctctttctattttctctgtCTTTTGGATGCTGTTCggggcagcaaaaaaaaaaaaaagagatgagTATCTCGGAAGCGACGGAAGAGTTATTGTAATGATGAACCTTTCCTGAAGCCAATGAAGAAAAGCAAGATCTAGAAGTATGAGTCGGTCGAGTGTGCCTATCTGGGCTAATTAAGCTAGGGTGATCCTAGGTGTCATAATCACACTAGAACTAATAAATGTTGGCCCATCTACGGTACTATGGTGGGTTCTGGATGGATTGTCGGAACAAATAAAACAAGTGACGCAAGGGAGTTGATATTGTTCTACTAGGTACGTCGCGCAAGTTAGCATTGTAATCAGCGCATGATAATATTGTGCGGGCCTGGTCTCTTGGGCAAGTCCTCTCTACTGTACTGGTAACCTAATTCATATTGTACTCCCGCAATCGGAATCTGGAGCTAACCCCGCATTGGAGCTACAAGCTCCCTGCGGCTTGCTACGGTAACTCCCAGGTACGGTACTGGGACTGCTTCTCCACCAACTAACTCGAAGCAAACCGCAAAAAAATAACTTGAGACCAAGTTCAAAGTCTAACGGACAATACAGCAACGGAGCGCGCAAGAGAGAACAATGCCACCGAAAGCAAAGGCTGCCCCCAAAGCCAAAGAATTCGAGAGTGCGTAATCTTGGGTGTTGTAGTTACTCCATTCCCCATTCGTATCCCTATTTTCGAAAGCCCAACATTCCTCCGCTTCCCCCCCTTGCCCAAGTGAAACCCACCCAACTCACTTCAGCCATATTTGCCAGAACCCAAAGAGGCGCCTCCTCCACCGCGCACCCTCAACGAACAGAGCCATCAGAGGTACGAGCTCGCGCACCCGCTCCACGAGGCCTTTCAGAAGGTCGGCATCAGCGGCCTATCGGCACCAGAACTCCAGCTGTGGACGAGTGCGCAGTACTGCCgtgcgacggcggcgagctCAGGCACCGCCCAcaagaagcagcagcagcagctcggtAACAAGGCCCACCGCGAGACGTGGCGGACCTTCAACGAGGCGTCTCTACCCCTCCGCGTGCCCAAGAAGCCCACCTGCTGGGGCAAGGACTTCGCTGGACGGGACGTCGGGGAGCTGTCCCTCGACCAGTTCCGCGCGAGGTTTGAGAAGCGCGCCAGGCTTACTTGCCTGTTGGCTGCCAGGGAGACGTCGTCGCCGCAGTCGGAGCCTGAACTGATCAAGGAGAAGCGGAGGAGGCTTGAGATGGCGACCTTGAGGAGCGAGCTCTACGGGGAGCTAGTGGGTAGCTTGGCGAGGGATCCGGCGTGGGATGACGTCGTGCCAATCCCTTTGAACGAGCCGGATAATGCGCTGGCGGCTATTGCGTACCCGGACGATTATGCTGAAGGTATGCTGTGCCGTGGCCTGGGGGTCCAAGGTTCCCGACGGAGCGAGCGTCATGATGCTGATTCCCTTCTGCTTTCTGTAGCCATATCATATCTCCGTGCCGTCATGGCAAGCAAGGAGTACTCACCGCGCTGCCTCAAGCTCACTGAGCACATCATATCCATGAACCCAGCACATTACACCGTCTGGCTGTACCGTTTCTCCATCATCAAGGCCCTCGGGCTCGCTATCCCGGATGAGATCCAATGGCTGAACAGCGTCGCACTCCA
The Pyricularia oryzae 70-15 chromosome 1, whole genome shotgun sequence DNA segment above includes these coding regions:
- a CDS encoding transcription elongation factor spt-4; the protein is MSESYVAPRDQRHLRACMVCSIVVHQKRFYDEGCPNCEDFLHLQGSTDQIESCTSQVFEGLISLADPTKSWVAKWQRLDGYVRGVYAIKVSGQLPDDVRATIEDEYRIQYIPRDGSATEADV
- a CDS encoding zinc finger protein RTS2, translating into MGKAEFGTTKHLSNQMKAKGLQRLRFYCTPCQRQMRDDNAFKQHCMSESHVRNMLIVGEDPKKYIREYSEAFLKDFVNLLKTGHRDKQVQINHFYQEYIANKEHVHMNSTQWSSLTEFAKYLGKEGICRVEENEKGIHISWIDDSPEALKRQEALKRKEAQDRGDEEREQRLLKEQIKRAQKDAAARAAGENGASTEQDQEDKGLRREEGEKIKLSIGVKPAASKPEPAPVEQPAAATLDEETPATGEAKLAEATTDSKPVSLKFGAKPAAKNVFASKKNAFSSGAKKVKIEQPKKISEAERIMREEMGRKRSREFSGSGGPSKRQRM
- a CDS encoding helicase; protein product: MPAELVVIDSSESEGKGLGADRCSKTALGKRKAEPVPPPIETIPWTDSEEEAEKERTEKKQAKGRRSAKKKKSIKSEPGNAITNHGRRNARSLAEAIRDLGEDTAPEDNVHADIPEYLKHRKRQFNRDRATLQEAGLLLPPDYTDIDFTDDEDDGQRREVRPQFGDRIKPCRPYEDVELERSAGIIPAPIAQYLRDYQVDGVSFMHEAFVYQRGCILGDDMGLGKTVQVAAFLTAAFGKTGDFRDSKRMRKVKRLGRRYYKVLVVCPSSVMENWRQELARWGWWKVESYHGPGKDDVLDTAKSGRLEVMLTTPATYRLQKERVNTVSWDAVVVDECHNIKERRSEITKAMTEVNALCRIGLTGTAIQNKYEELWTLLNWTNPGRFGTFGEWKTSISRPLTLGQSHNATLQELSMARKTAKKLVQNLLPDYFLRRMKSLIAHQLPKKRDRVVFCPLTDLQTTAYERFIASEEVELVRRSHELCDCGSGEKRGHCHYKHLEDGRTWNMLVFPCILTLQNLANHLTLIVPKIGEPGDKAEKSLARLRICVPDKWEQLYKLRDSPLIQMDPEFCGKWRVLKDLLKFWEGNGDKVLVFSHSVKLLQVLRALFQTTHYSYSYLDGSLAIEERQQIVDDFNSDPQQFVFLISTKAGGVGLNITSANKVVIFDPHWNPSWDLQAQDRAYRIGQTRDVDVFRLVSQGTIEEIVYARQIYKQQQANIGYNASNERRYFTGVQQDNSRKGEIFGLENIFTFRPDRVVLRDIVNKTNVAEAKVGVYLQDIDIESAIKDNEEAGIPIKLEPGSSGDAEERGASQLADFLTSKPQVKPGGENHERSPGHDAIQAILSSAGVGYTHDNAEVVGTSKVEAQLSRKAERDHEIDEKEALKVLFADSQDVGARPLYEHDQEAWDVDEMGEGDAWQSKRPETWFRPRLRYNPPEEVRLRQFCSMAKEFSFSNAIEFALVVESWTQEQRRNCLDMFYKQRESELLKTTLAGEAKKLDKHEPEVKTESTSARTKTEVPEEHGMVGLENVQTKSKVQIKNEAGVADSKVKMEPVNDEPESDSDDLDAVKVKDEDLSKIKYEPGLATIKRQSSIFFFDDDDEDDEL